In Chaetodon auriga isolate fChaAug3 chromosome 7, fChaAug3.hap1, whole genome shotgun sequence, a genomic segment contains:
- the galnt17 gene encoding polypeptide N-acetylgalactosaminyltransferase 17 isoform X2: MYINPPKQWWDEGDISAPIRTPAMIGCSFVANRDYFGELGLLDSGMDVYGGENIELGIRVWLCGGSMEVLPCSRVAHIARMKKPYHSNIAFHTRRNALRVAEVWMDEYKSNVYLAWNIPMENHGIDYGDVSQRVALRKSLQCKSFEWYLDNVYPEMRRYNNTLFYGEIRNSKVSHLCMDQGMKENHTATLHPCHGWGPQLGRYTKEGQLFLGPLGSTGEDTRCVVDDQISSFPQLLNCDKVTNVRQKTWHFSQNESIINRATGRCLEVVPANVYFGHLLVLQPCSGQRWAIKNTMKQ, from the exons ATGTACATCAACCCGCCCAAACAGTGGTGGGACGAGGGCGACATATCTGCTCCCATCAG GACTCCCGCTATGATTGGCTGCTCCTTCGTGGCCAACCGCGACTACTTCGGCGAACTCGGCCTGCTCGACTCAGGCATGGATGTCTACGGAGGAGAGAACATCGAACTGGGCATCAGG GTGTGGCTATGTGGAGGCAGCATGGAGGTGCTGCCTTGTTCCAGGGTGGCTCACATCGCACGGATGAAGAAACCCTACCACAGTAACATCGCTTTCCACACACGGCGTAACGCTCTGCGTGTGGCTGAGGTCTGGATGGATGAGTACAAGTCCAACGTCTACCTGGCCTGGAACATCCCCATGGAG AACCACGGTATTGATTACGGAGACGTCTCTCAGAGGGTTGCGCTGAGGAAGAGTCTGCAGTGTAAAAGCTTTGAGTGGTACCTCGACAATGTTTACCCAGAGATGAGGAGGTACAACAACACGCTGTTCTACGGCGAG ATTCGTAATTCCAAAGTGAGCCACCTGTGCATGGATCAGGGCATGAAGGAGAACCACACAGCCACCCTGCACCCCTGCCACGGGTGGGGTCCTCAG TTGGGACGTTACACCAAAGAGGGGCAGCTGTTCCTGGGCCCTCTGGGCAGCACCGGGGAGGACACTCGCTGCGTGGTGGATGATCAGATCAGCAGCTTTCCTCAGCTCCTCAACTGTGACAAGGTGACCAACGTGAGGCAGAAGACGTGGCACTTCTCTCAG AATGAGTCCATCATAAATCGAGCCACGGGACGCTGTCTAGAGGTCGTGCCGGCTAACGTTTACTTCGGCCACCTGCTGGTCCTGCAGCCCTGCTCCGGGCAGAGGTGGGCCATCAAGAACACCATGAAGCAGTAG
- the galnt17 gene encoding polypeptide N-acetylgalactosaminyltransferase 17 isoform X1, which yields MAFVFRRWRVLLVLNVLAVAGFMTFWAKCNTRSVQAAGPEAPADGKRPRGNGTAQGPSISHEVLLKRLSSLEDVVYRQLNGLSKSLGLIEGFGGRGKGGLPATLSPAEESDAKYLREKYGYNAYLSDRISLDRTIPDHRPGKCRKVSYPRDLPQISLIFIFVNEALSVILRSVHSAVNHTPAHLLKEIILVDDNSDDEQLKGPLEEYVNKRYPGLVKIVRNQKREGLIRARIEGWKVATAEVTGFFDAHVEFTPSWAEPVLARIKEDHKRIILPSIDNIKHDTFEVERYENSGHGYNWELWCMYINPPKQWWDEGDISAPIRTPAMIGCSFVANRDYFGELGLLDSGMDVYGGENIELGIRVWLCGGSMEVLPCSRVAHIARMKKPYHSNIAFHTRRNALRVAEVWMDEYKSNVYLAWNIPMENHGIDYGDVSQRVALRKSLQCKSFEWYLDNVYPEMRRYNNTLFYGEIRNSKVSHLCMDQGMKENHTATLHPCHGWGPQLGRYTKEGQLFLGPLGSTGEDTRCVVDDQISSFPQLLNCDKVTNVRQKTWHFSQNESIINRATGRCLEVVPANVYFGHLLVLQPCSGQRWAIKNTMKQ from the exons ATGGCTTTTGTGTTCAGAAGATGGAGGGTTTTACTGGTGCTGAACGTGCTGGCTGTTGCTGGGTTCATGACTTTCTGGGCCAAGTGCAACACGCGCAGCGTCCAAGCCGCCGGCCCGGAGGCTCCGGCTGACGGGAAGAGGCCCCGGGGCAACGGGACGGCGCAGGGGCCCAGCATCAGCCACGAGGTGCTGCTGAAGAGGCTGAGCTCGCTGGAGGACGTGGTGTACAGGCAGCTAAACG GTCTGTCCAAATCTCTGGGTCTGATTGAGGGCTTCGGGGGTCGGGGTAAAGGCGGCCTCCCCGCCACGCTGTCGCCAGCGGAGGAGAGCGACGCTAAATACCTGAGGGAGAAATACGGCTACAATGCCTACCTCAGCGACAGGATCTCTCTGGATCGGACCATACCGGACCACCGGCCCGGCAA ATGCAGAAAGGTCAGCTACCCGAGAGACCTCCCCCAGAtctccctcatcttcatcttcgtcAACGAGGCTCTGTCAGTGATCCTGCGCTCGGTCCACTCCGCTGTCAATCACACCCCGGCGCACTTGCTCAAAGAAATCATCCTGGTGGATGACAACAGCGATGACG agcagctgaaaggaCCGCTGGAGGAGTACGTGAACAAGCGCTACCCCGGCCTGGTGAAGATCGTCAGGAACCAGAAGAGAGAGGGGCTGATCCGAGCCAGGATCGAGGGCTGGAAGGTGGCCACCGCCGAGGTGACGGGGTTCTTTGACGCCCACGTGGAGTTCACCCCATCCTG GGCCGAGCCGGTTCTGGCCAGAATAAAAGAGGACCACAAGAGGATTATTCTGCCCTCCATCGATAACATCAAGCACGACACGTTCGAGGTGGAGCGTTACGAGAACTCGGGCCACGGCTACAACTGGGAGCTGTGGTGCATGTACATCAACCCGCCCAAACAGTGGTGGGACGAGGGCGACATATCTGCTCCCATCAG GACTCCCGCTATGATTGGCTGCTCCTTCGTGGCCAACCGCGACTACTTCGGCGAACTCGGCCTGCTCGACTCAGGCATGGATGTCTACGGAGGAGAGAACATCGAACTGGGCATCAGG GTGTGGCTATGTGGAGGCAGCATGGAGGTGCTGCCTTGTTCCAGGGTGGCTCACATCGCACGGATGAAGAAACCCTACCACAGTAACATCGCTTTCCACACACGGCGTAACGCTCTGCGTGTGGCTGAGGTCTGGATGGATGAGTACAAGTCCAACGTCTACCTGGCCTGGAACATCCCCATGGAG AACCACGGTATTGATTACGGAGACGTCTCTCAGAGGGTTGCGCTGAGGAAGAGTCTGCAGTGTAAAAGCTTTGAGTGGTACCTCGACAATGTTTACCCAGAGATGAGGAGGTACAACAACACGCTGTTCTACGGCGAG ATTCGTAATTCCAAAGTGAGCCACCTGTGCATGGATCAGGGCATGAAGGAGAACCACACAGCCACCCTGCACCCCTGCCACGGGTGGGGTCCTCAG TTGGGACGTTACACCAAAGAGGGGCAGCTGTTCCTGGGCCCTCTGGGCAGCACCGGGGAGGACACTCGCTGCGTGGTGGATGATCAGATCAGCAGCTTTCCTCAGCTCCTCAACTGTGACAAGGTGACCAACGTGAGGCAGAAGACGTGGCACTTCTCTCAG AATGAGTCCATCATAAATCGAGCCACGGGACGCTGTCTAGAGGTCGTGCCGGCTAACGTTTACTTCGGCCACCTGCTGGTCCTGCAGCCCTGCTCCGGGCAGAGGTGGGCCATCAAGAACACCATGAAGCAGTAG